From a region of the Streptococcus ruminantium genome:
- a CDS encoding FAD-containing oxidoreductase, translating to MKQYDLLVIGFGKAGKTLAGKLAAAGKKVALVEENPAMFGGTCINIGCIPTKTLLVAADKNWTFEQVMDQKETVTTRLRNKNEAVLKGSGANLYQGHARFVADKIVEVSAGSESIQLTAETIVINTGAKSRVLPIPGLLDTPHVYDSTGIQNLKTCPDKLAIIGGGNIGLEFAGLYNKLGSQVTVYEASPTILPKEEEVVAKLAKEYMEEAGVTFEMNARIERVEAKGEQVAVTIKGEETVFDAVLYATGRVPNTADLGLENTTIAVSENGAIKVDDYCETTVSGVYAVGDVNGGPQFTYTSLDDFRIVFGKLTGTGNYCLSQRKSIPTSVFITPVLSRVGLTENEAKEAGYDYITNELPVINMPRAHVNNDLKGIFKVIVDKETKLVLGATLFGRNSEELINLIAMAIDNKIPYTYFKTQIFTHPTMAENLNDVFNF from the coding sequence ATGAAACAATATGACTTATTAGTAATTGGCTTTGGTAAAGCTGGTAAGACTCTAGCAGGTAAGTTAGCGGCGGCAGGCAAAAAGGTCGCTCTGGTTGAGGAAAATCCTGCAATGTTTGGTGGCACTTGTATCAATATTGGGTGTATTCCCACCAAGACACTTTTAGTAGCTGCGGATAAAAATTGGACTTTTGAGCAGGTTATGGATCAAAAAGAAACGGTTACCACTCGACTGCGTAATAAAAATGAAGCGGTTTTAAAAGGTAGTGGTGCAAATCTCTACCAAGGTCATGCTCGTTTTGTGGCAGATAAGATTGTGGAAGTGTCTGCAGGAAGTGAATCAATTCAGTTGACCGCAGAAACTATTGTTATCAATACGGGTGCTAAATCTCGCGTTCTTCCGATTCCTGGATTGCTTGATACGCCCCATGTTTATGATAGTACAGGCATCCAGAACTTAAAAACGTGCCCTGATAAACTAGCTATTATTGGTGGCGGAAATATTGGTTTAGAATTTGCCGGACTTTATAACAAGTTAGGCAGTCAGGTAACGGTATATGAAGCTAGTCCTACCATTTTGCCAAAGGAAGAAGAAGTAGTCGCTAAATTAGCAAAAGAATACATGGAAGAGGCCGGTGTGACTTTTGAGATGAATGCACGCATTGAGCGAGTGGAAGCAAAAGGAGAACAGGTCGCTGTGACGATTAAGGGGGAAGAAACCGTCTTTGATGCAGTCCTCTATGCAACAGGACGTGTGCCAAATACCGCTGACTTGGGTTTGGAGAATACTACCATTGCCGTGTCAGAAAATGGAGCCATCAAAGTGGATGACTACTGTGAAACGACTGTATCAGGTGTCTATGCTGTTGGAGATGTCAACGGTGGTCCACAATTCACCTATACTTCTCTAGATGATTTTCGTATTGTCTTTGGTAAGTTAACTGGCACTGGTAACTATTGTCTAAGTCAGCGTAAGTCTATTCCAACGAGCGTCTTCATCACACCGGTTCTCTCACGTGTTGGTCTGACGGAGAATGAGGCTAAAGAAGCAGGATATGACTATATTACCAATGAGCTTCCAGTAATCAATATGCCACGCGCCCATGTCAACAATGATTTAAAGGGGATCTTCAAGGTAATTGTTGATAAGGAAACTAAGCTGGTTCTGGGAGCGACCCTTTTTGGTCGCAATTCGGAGGAATTGATAAATTTAATTGCTATGGCAATTGATAACAAGATTCCGTATACATATTTTAAAACGCAAATCTTTACCCATCCAACCATGGCTGAGAATTTGAATGATGTGTTCAATTTCTAA
- a CDS encoding DeoR/GlpR family DNA-binding transcription regulator, with product MERLDKIIQLVSQHEKIDVNSLAEQLEVSKVTIRKDLDKLESKGLLRREHGYAVLNSGDDLNIRMSFRYDVKKRIAKEASNLVADNDTIMIESGSTCALLAEEICKTKRNVTIITNSYFIANFVRQYDSCQIILLGGEFQKDSQVTVGPLLRKMIQFFHVDKAFVGADGFDSEHGFTGKNLMRSEVVQYMSEVAEEMIVLTDASKFTKRGTVHRFSLSQVAQVITDTSITETVLTELQQAHVKVTIV from the coding sequence ATGGAACGTTTAGATAAAATTATACAGTTAGTATCACAGCATGAGAAAATTGATGTTAACAGTTTGGCAGAGCAGTTGGAAGTTTCTAAGGTGACCATCCGTAAGGATTTAGATAAGCTAGAATCGAAAGGATTATTGCGGAGAGAGCATGGTTATGCTGTTTTAAATAGTGGAGATGATCTCAATATTCGTATGTCTTTTCGCTATGATGTGAAAAAACGCATTGCTAAGGAAGCTTCTAACTTGGTTGCAGATAACGATACGATAATGATAGAGTCTGGTTCGACTTGTGCACTTTTAGCTGAGGAGATTTGTAAAACCAAGAGGAATGTCACCATTATTACAAATTCATATTTTATCGCGAATTTCGTACGACAATATGATAGCTGTCAGATTATTTTACTAGGTGGGGAATTTCAGAAAGATTCTCAAGTGACGGTTGGGCCACTCTTGCGTAAAATGATTCAGTTTTTCCATGTTGACAAAGCTTTTGTAGGAGCAGATGGTTTTGATAGCGAGCATGGCTTCACTGGAAAGAATTTAATGCGGAGTGAAGTTGTTCAATATATGTCAGAGGTTGCTGAAGAGATGATTGTCCTGACAGATGCTAGTAAATTTACAAAGCGTGGAACCGTACATAGATTTAGCTTGAGTCAAGTTGCGCAGGTGATTACAGATACTTCTATCACCGAAACAGTCCTAACTGAATTACAGCAAGCTCATGTAAAGGTAACAATAGTTTAG
- a CDS encoding glycyl-radical enzyme activating protein, whose product MNIRKGIIFNIQHFSLHDGPGIRTTVFLKGCPLHCPWCANPESQKRKPEPMLDAISKKTTIMGEEKTVDDIMIEVMKDIDFYEESGGGLTLSGGEIFAQYEFAKAILKEAKSHGLHTAIETTAFVEHHKFVDLIQYVDFIYTDLKHYDTISHRKVTGVNNNLIIQNIQYAFSSGKEIVLRIPVIPEFNNSLEDAEEFAQLFNQLNIDKVQLLPFHQFGENKYKLLHRTYSMSNVKALHPEELKEYQSIFIKHNINCYF is encoded by the coding sequence ATGAACATAAGAAAAGGTATTATTTTTAACATCCAGCATTTTTCCCTCCATGATGGACCCGGTATTCGGACAACTGTTTTCTTAAAGGGTTGTCCCTTACACTGTCCTTGGTGTGCAAACCCAGAATCTCAAAAGCGAAAACCCGAGCCTATGTTAGATGCTATTAGTAAAAAAACAACTATCATGGGAGAGGAAAAGACAGTTGACGACATTATGATAGAGGTCATGAAAGATATTGATTTCTATGAAGAATCTGGAGGTGGTTTAACACTTTCTGGTGGAGAAATTTTTGCCCAGTACGAATTTGCTAAAGCCATTCTAAAAGAGGCAAAGTCACACGGTCTTCATACTGCTATTGAAACAACTGCCTTTGTTGAGCACCATAAGTTTGTTGATCTCATTCAATACGTTGACTTTATTTACACAGATTTGAAACACTATGATACTATATCCCATCGGAAAGTAACTGGGGTCAATAATAATCTTATCATCCAAAATATCCAATATGCCTTTTCTAGTGGAAAAGAAATTGTCCTTCGCATTCCTGTTATCCCTGAGTTCAATAACTCATTAGAAGATGCCGAAGAATTTGCTCAGCTCTTCAATCAACTCAATATAGACAAAGTTCAACTCCTCCCTTTCCATCAATTTGGTGAAAACAAATATAAGCTCTTACATCGTACATATAGTATGTCTAATGTTAAAGCTCTTCATCCTGAGGAATTGAAGGAATACCAATCTATCTTCATAAAGCACAATATCAACTGTTACTTCTAG
- a CDS encoding DNA alkylation repair protein → MNIAELEEQLLAVADFHQVQPMRAYMKNNFDFLGVRTPDRRKVTRELFKKNKSQGIDWDFVEACWDKPYREFQYVAIDYLVIKKKDLALKDLPRLKKLAQTKSWWDSIDGLDKLVGKIVLNHPEAKTVILDWSVDDDFWLRRLAIDHQLLEKENTDTELLEQILVNNLNQTEFFINKAIGWSLRDYSKTNPDWVRMFINKYRNQMASLSIREASKYI, encoded by the coding sequence ATGAATATTGCAGAATTAGAAGAGCAGTTACTGGCTGTTGCGGATTTTCATCAGGTTCAGCCGATGAGAGCGTATATGAAAAACAATTTTGATTTCCTAGGTGTCCGCACGCCAGATCGCCGCAAGGTTACAAGGGAATTGTTTAAAAAAAACAAGAGTCAAGGGATTGATTGGGATTTTGTAGAGGCTTGTTGGGACAAGCCTTATCGTGAATTTCAATATGTGGCGATTGACTATTTGGTGATAAAAAAGAAGGATCTAGCCCTGAAGGATTTACCACGTTTAAAAAAATTGGCTCAAACTAAATCTTGGTGGGATAGTATTGATGGACTAGACAAACTGGTCGGAAAGATTGTTTTGAATCATCCAGAGGCTAAAACGGTTATTTTGGATTGGAGTGTGGATGATGATTTCTGGTTGAGACGGCTTGCGATTGACCATCAGTTACTGGAAAAGGAGAATACAGATACAGAACTTTTGGAACAGATCCTTGTCAACAATCTCAACCAAACAGAATTTTTTATCAATAAGGCAATCGGTTGGAGTCTGCGAGATTATTCCAAAACGAATCCCGATTGGGTACGGATGTTTATCAATAAGTACCGTAATCAGATGGCAAGTCTTTCGATTCGTGAGGCTTCCAAATATATTTAG
- a CDS encoding glycyl radical protein, translating to MKTVTEVASTSIKTEYFGSLTDRMNKYREDVLDKKPYIDAERAVLATRAYQEHREKPNVLKRAYMLKEILENMTLYIEEESLIVGNQASSNKDAPIFPEYTLEFVLNELDLFEKRDGDVFYITEETKEQLRNIAPFWEKNNLRSRAGVLLPEEVQVYMETGFFGMEGKMNSGDAHLAVNYQKVLEQGLRGFEERVHKAKSNLDLTDPASIDKYHFYDSIFIIIKAVKAYADRFVTLATALAEKAPTAKRREELLEIARICSKVPYEPAETFAEAVQSVWFIQCILQIESNGHSLSYGRFDQYMYPYVKADLEAGRETEDSIVERLTNLWIKTITINKVRSQSHTFSSAGSPLYQNVTIGGQTRDKKDAVNPLSYLVLKSVAQTHLPQPNLTVRYHAGLDARFMNECIEVMKLGFGMPAFNNDEIIIPSFIDKGVLEEDAYDYSAIGCVETAVPGKWGYRCTGMSYMNFPKVLLIAMNNGIDPASGKRFAPAFGHFKDMKSFEELQAAWEETLRHLTRMSVIVENAIDLALEREVPDILCSALTDDCIGRGKHLKEGGAIYDYISGLQVGIANLSDSLAAIKKLVFEEERLTPEELWYALETDYAGERGKEIQEMLIEDAPKYGNDDDYADQLVTAAYDIYIDEIAKYPNTRFGRGPIGGIRYSGTSSISANVGQGRGTLATPDGRNAGTPLAEGCSPSHNMDKNGPTSVLKSVAKLPTHEIVGGVLLNQKVNPQTLAKEEDKQKLIALLRTFFNRLHGYHIQYNVVSRETLIDAQLHPEKHRDLIVRVAGYSAFFNVLSRATQDDIIGRTEHTL from the coding sequence ATGAAAACAGTAACTGAAGTAGCTAGCACCAGCATTAAAACAGAGTATTTTGGAAGTCTGACAGATCGGATGAACAAATACAGAGAAGATGTTCTTGATAAAAAACCTTATATTGATGCAGAACGAGCTGTTCTAGCAACAAGAGCTTATCAAGAGCATAGAGAAAAGCCTAATGTGTTAAAAAGAGCTTACATGCTCAAGGAAATATTGGAGAACATGACGCTCTACATTGAAGAAGAAAGTTTGATTGTAGGAAACCAAGCTTCTTCCAACAAAGATGCTCCGATTTTCCCTGAGTATACCTTGGAATTTGTTTTGAATGAATTGGATTTATTTGAAAAACGGGATGGGGATGTCTTCTATATTACGGAAGAAACCAAGGAGCAGTTACGAAATATTGCGCCATTCTGGGAAAAGAACAATCTTCGATCACGAGCTGGGGTTCTACTTCCAGAAGAGGTTCAGGTGTATATGGAAACTGGCTTCTTTGGTATGGAAGGTAAGATGAACTCAGGTGATGCGCACTTGGCTGTCAATTACCAAAAAGTATTAGAACAGGGTTTGCGTGGTTTTGAAGAACGGGTGCATAAAGCGAAGTCAAACCTTGACTTGACAGATCCGGCAAGTATTGATAAGTATCACTTTTATGACTCTATTTTCATCATCATTAAAGCTGTAAAGGCCTACGCAGATCGTTTTGTTACCTTGGCGACAGCATTAGCAGAAAAAGCACCGACAGCTAAACGCCGTGAGGAGCTGTTGGAAATTGCACGCATTTGCTCTAAAGTTCCATATGAGCCTGCTGAGACCTTTGCAGAGGCGGTACAATCCGTCTGGTTTATTCAGTGTATCTTACAAATTGAGTCAAATGGACATTCTCTATCTTATGGACGGTTTGATCAGTACATGTATCCTTATGTAAAAGCAGATTTGGAAGCAGGTCGTGAAACAGAAGATAGTATTGTTGAACGCTTGACCAACTTGTGGATTAAGACCATCACTATCAACAAGGTTCGCAGTCAGTCCCACACCTTCTCATCTGCAGGTAGTCCGTTGTATCAAAATGTCACAATTGGCGGACAGACACGTGATAAGAAGGATGCGGTCAATCCTCTTTCTTATCTGGTATTGAAGTCTGTTGCCCAAACGCATTTACCACAACCAAACTTAACGGTTCGCTATCATGCAGGTCTGGATGCTCGCTTCATGAATGAATGTATAGAAGTAATGAAACTTGGCTTTGGTATGCCAGCTTTTAATAACGATGAGATTATCATTCCATCCTTTATCGACAAAGGTGTCTTGGAAGAAGATGCCTATGATTACAGTGCCATTGGCTGTGTAGAAACAGCAGTTCCGGGGAAATGGGGCTATCGTTGTACAGGGATGAGCTACATGAACTTCCCGAAAGTATTGTTGATTGCCATGAATAATGGTATTGATCCGGCATCTGGGAAACGCTTTGCTCCTGCCTTTGGCCACTTCAAAGATATGAAATCTTTTGAAGAGTTGCAAGCTGCTTGGGAAGAAACCCTCCGCCACTTGACACGTATGAGTGTTATTGTAGAAAATGCAATTGACCTTGCTCTGGAAAGAGAGGTACCAGATATCCTGTGCTCCGCCCTTACAGATGACTGCATTGGTCGCGGCAAGCATTTGAAAGAAGGCGGAGCGATTTACGATTATATTTCAGGTTTGCAGGTTGGTATTGCTAATTTATCTGACTCTCTAGCAGCCATCAAGAAACTGGTCTTTGAAGAAGAAAGGCTGACCCCAGAGGAGTTGTGGTATGCTTTGGAAACAGATTATGCTGGTGAGCGTGGTAAAGAAATCCAAGAGATGTTGATTGAGGATGCACCAAAATATGGTAACGATGATGATTATGCAGACCAGTTGGTGACAGCAGCTTATGATATCTATATTGATGAGATTGCTAAGTATCCAAATACTCGTTTTGGCAGGGGGCCTATTGGTGGTATTCGCTATTCAGGTACATCATCTATTTCTGCAAATGTGGGACAAGGTCGTGGCACGCTAGCGACTCCAGACGGACGGAATGCAGGGACTCCACTTGCAGAAGGTTGCTCACCATCTCATAATATGGATAAAAATGGACCAACATCCGTTTTGAAGTCTGTTGCAAAATTACCAACACATGAAATTGTTGGAGGAGTTTTGCTCAATCAGAAAGTTAATCCACAAACTCTTGCAAAAGAAGAAGATAAACAAAAATTGATTGCTCTACTGCGGACATTTTTTAACCGCTTGCATGGTTATCATATTCAATACAACGTTGTCTCTAGAGAAACCTTGATTGATGCGCAGTTGCATCCTGAAAAACACCGTGACCTGATTGTCCGTGTGGCGGGTTATTCAGCGTTCTTCAATGTACTGTCTAGAGCAACGCAGGACGACATTATCGGTCGTACAGAACATACATTGTAA
- a CDS encoding sugar-binding transcriptional regulator, with product MKQEKRRQLAKIAYLYYVEGKSQAEIATETGIYRTTVSRMLTKAKSEGIVKIEIQDFDRRLYQLEKYVQNRYGLKGLELVENSTDEDLFDLENRLAQAAADMLTNLIDDEKKVGFSWGRSLSLIVDKIGHHRMKGVKFVPIAGGPSHIHARYHVNTLIYNMASKFRGECRFINATIIQENQELANGILSSKYFEELRADWKQLDVAVVGIGGGVDEKNRQWLDMLTADDFQQLSVEKAVGETCCRCFDQQGKQVVEDLQKRTIAISLEDLKEVPDTMALAYGDQKAQAILAVLRAGYIHHLVTDERTIVKVLELDQASNFQLE from the coding sequence ATGAAACAAGAAAAAAGAAGGCAGCTAGCCAAAATCGCCTATCTTTATTATGTAGAGGGAAAAAGTCAGGCAGAAATTGCTACTGAAACAGGGATTTATCGAACAACGGTCAGTAGAATGCTGACCAAGGCTAAGTCGGAAGGTATTGTAAAGATTGAAATTCAAGATTTTGATAGGCGGCTTTATCAACTAGAGAAGTATGTGCAGAATAGGTATGGTCTGAAAGGCCTTGAACTGGTTGAAAATAGTACAGATGAGGATCTGTTTGATCTGGAAAATCGCTTGGCTCAAGCAGCTGCGGATATGCTAACCAATCTGATTGATGATGAGAAGAAGGTTGGATTTTCATGGGGAAGAAGTCTTAGTCTTATCGTAGATAAAATCGGGCATCATCGCATGAAAGGAGTCAAGTTTGTTCCTATTGCTGGTGGGCCTAGTCATATTCACGCACGTTATCATGTCAATACCTTGATTTATAACATGGCTAGCAAATTTCGCGGAGAATGTCGTTTTATCAATGCAACTATCATTCAAGAAAATCAAGAACTTGCTAATGGTATTCTGTCTTCTAAATATTTTGAGGAATTACGGGCAGATTGGAAACAGTTGGATGTTGCAGTAGTAGGAATTGGCGGTGGGGTTGATGAAAAAAATCGCCAGTGGTTAGATATGTTGACAGCGGACGATTTCCAGCAATTATCAGTTGAAAAAGCAGTTGGTGAAACTTGTTGTCGTTGTTTTGACCAACAGGGGAAACAAGTTGTTGAAGATTTGCAAAAAAGAACCATTGCTATATCCTTAGAAGATTTGAAAGAGGTTCCAGACACGATGGCGTTGGCATACGGAGATCAAAAAGCTCAAGCTATTCTAGCGGTTTTACGTGCTGGATATATTCATCATTTGGTGACAGATGAACGAACAATAGTGAAAGTTTTGGAACTTGATCAAGCTTCCAACTTTCAGTTGGAGTAG
- a CDS encoding DUF5052 family protein produces the protein MKLKKKLAVLTVFSLCLISLSACQSISNWWKNTKEEWIGLEMTVRTFDENSQLIDEMAGKSLSISRNAEFDSVDREGNSKADSSVLKVTLGKYEIDHVGSSLIAAEEGLEDLYAKYQTTVNIANYDRAIPLVNRMVSSLQNDFTGKAKVVLIRSQNGTPLATYAGDKVSLYASDAPKTSELLIDGKRLIIYRCDYTIYDRALLEK, from the coding sequence ATGAAACTGAAAAAGAAGTTGGCTGTGTTAACAGTCTTTAGTCTGTGCCTGATAAGTTTATCAGCTTGTCAATCTATCTCCAACTGGTGGAAGAATACAAAGGAAGAGTGGATTGGTCTGGAGATGACAGTTCGAACTTTTGATGAAAATTCCCAATTGATTGACGAGATGGCTGGTAAGTCTCTCTCCATTTCAAGGAATGCAGAATTTGATTCTGTTGATAGGGAAGGGAACTCGAAGGCAGACTCTTCTGTTTTGAAAGTAACACTTGGAAAATATGAGATTGATCACGTAGGTTCGTCATTGATTGCAGCAGAAGAAGGTTTAGAAGACCTATATGCCAAGTATCAGACCACGGTGAACATTGCTAATTACGACCGTGCAATTCCCCTTGTTAATCGAATGGTATCTAGCCTACAAAATGATTTTACAGGAAAGGCAAAGGTTGTTTTGATTCGTTCGCAAAATGGGACACCGCTTGCGACTTACGCAGGTGATAAGGTGTCTTTATACGCTTCAGATGCACCCAAAACATCTGAATTATTGATTGATGGCAAGCGATTGATTATTTATCGTTGTGATTATACGATTTATGATCGTGCATTGTTGGAGAAATAA
- a CDS encoding PTS sugar transporter subunit IIC, producing MSKIDTQKIIVPIMKFVNMKGIIALKDGMLAILPLTVVGSIFLILGQLPFADLNAAIASLFGPNWTEPFMQVYSGTFAIMGLISCFAIGYSYAKNSGVEPLPAGVLSVSSFFILLKSSYVPAIGEPISDAVAKVWFGGQGIIGAIIIGLVVGAIYTTFIQRHIVIKMPEQVPQAIAKQFEAMIPAFVIFSLSMIVYIISKIVTNGGTFIEMIYDVIQVPLQGLTGSLPGAIGIAFFISFLWWFGVHGQSVVNGVVTALLLSNLDANKALLAADKLSLENGAHIVTQQFLDSFLIMSGSGITFGIVFSMLFAAKSKQYKALGKVAAFPALFNVNEPVVFGFPIVMNPVMFLPFVLVPILAAFIVYGAISIGFMQPFSGVTLPWSTPAIISGFMVGGWQGAVVQILILAVSTLVYFPFFKIQDKIACDNETKEAV from the coding sequence ATGTCCAAAATTGATACACAAAAAATTATTGTCCCAATCATGAAATTTGTAAATATGAAAGGAATTATTGCTCTAAAAGATGGTATGTTAGCCATCTTGCCTTTGACAGTTGTTGGTAGTATTTTCTTGATTTTAGGGCAATTACCTTTTGCAGATTTGAATGCTGCAATTGCTTCTTTATTTGGTCCTAATTGGACAGAGCCTTTCATGCAGGTTTATAGTGGAACATTTGCAATCATGGGTTTGATTTCTTGTTTTGCAATCGGTTACTCTTATGCGAAAAATAGTGGTGTAGAACCGCTTCCAGCCGGTGTGCTATCAGTTTCTTCATTCTTTATTCTTTTGAAATCCTCTTATGTTCCAGCAATCGGTGAACCTATTAGTGATGCTGTTGCAAAAGTTTGGTTTGGTGGTCAGGGGATTATCGGTGCAATTATCATCGGATTGGTAGTAGGTGCTATTTATACGACCTTTATTCAGCGTCATATTGTTATTAAAATGCCTGAACAAGTACCTCAGGCGATTGCTAAACAGTTTGAGGCGATGATCCCTGCCTTTGTTATATTCTCATTGTCTATGATTGTCTATATCATTTCTAAGATAGTGACAAATGGTGGTACTTTCATTGAAATGATTTACGATGTAATCCAAGTGCCTCTTCAAGGGCTAACAGGTTCATTGCCAGGTGCCATCGGGATTGCCTTCTTCATTTCTTTCCTATGGTGGTTTGGTGTACACGGACAGTCAGTTGTGAATGGTGTTGTTACCGCTTTGCTTCTATCAAACCTTGATGCTAATAAGGCTCTTCTAGCAGCAGATAAGCTATCTTTAGAAAATGGAGCTCATATTGTGACCCAGCAGTTTTTAGATAGTTTTTTGATTATGTCAGGTTCAGGTATTACGTTTGGTATCGTGTTTTCCATGTTATTTGCAGCGAAGTCAAAACAGTATAAAGCACTCGGTAAAGTAGCAGCTTTTCCTGCACTCTTTAATGTGAATGAACCGGTTGTATTTGGCTTCCCAATTGTGATGAATCCGGTGATGTTCTTGCCGTTTGTCTTGGTGCCAATCTTGGCAGCCTTCATTGTCTATGGTGCTATTTCAATTGGCTTTATGCAGCCATTCTCAGGTGTCACCTTGCCTTGGTCCACTCCTGCCATCATCTCTGGTTTTATGGTTGGTGGCTGGCAGGGAGCGGTTGTTCAGATTCTTATTTTAGCAGTATCAACACTTGTTTATTTTCCATTCTTTAAGATTCAAGATAAGATAGCTTGTGATAATGAGACGAAAGAAGCAGTTTAG
- a CDS encoding fructose-6-phosphate aldolase has translation MEFMLDTLNIEEIRKWAQVLPLAGVTSNPTIAKKEGGIDFFGHLHLIRDLIGPTASLHVQVVAKDYEGILADAKKIRELAPENVYIKVPVTSAGLAAMKILKAEGYKITATAIYSVFQGLLAIEAGADYLAPYYNRMANLNIDSNAVIAQLAEAIDRDCSKSKILAASFKNVHQVNQAFAHGAQAVTAGVDIFEAAFAMPAIEKAVDDFASDWSASYGKKSI, from the coding sequence ATGGAATTTATGCTGGATACCCTCAATATAGAGGAGATAAGAAAATGGGCTCAGGTCCTTCCGCTTGCAGGAGTGACCTCAAACCCGACCATTGCAAAGAAAGAGGGGGGCATTGACTTTTTCGGACATTTGCACCTTATTCGTGATCTAATCGGACCAACAGCTTCACTGCATGTACAAGTTGTGGCAAAAGATTACGAAGGTATTTTGGCAGATGCTAAAAAAATTCGTGAGTTGGCACCAGAAAATGTCTATATTAAGGTTCCAGTAACATCTGCTGGCTTAGCTGCTATGAAAATCTTGAAAGCAGAAGGGTATAAGATTACAGCAACGGCCATCTACAGTGTTTTTCAAGGTTTGTTGGCTATTGAAGCTGGTGCAGATTACTTAGCGCCCTATTATAATCGTATGGCGAATCTGAACATTGATTCGAATGCAGTTATTGCTCAACTAGCAGAGGCTATTGATCGAGATTGTTCGAAAAGTAAAATCCTGGCAGCTTCATTTAAAAATGTTCATCAAGTCAATCAAGCATTTGCGCACGGTGCACAGGCTGTTACAGCAGGTGTAGATATATTTGAAGCAGCTTTCGCTATGCCAGCTATTGAAAAGGCAGTGGATGACTTTGCCAGCGATTGGTCAGCCAGTTATGGAAAAAAATCCATCTAG
- a CDS encoding PTS lactose/cellobiose transporter subunit IIA — translation MEMIVADQLIMGLIIYAGDAKSHAYQALSLVKAGEEEGAEEELRLADAALLEAHNMQTKFLAQEAGGSKSDITALFVHSQDHLMTSITEINLIKEIIDLRKELQKVN, via the coding sequence ATGGAAATGATTGTTGCTGATCAATTGATCATGGGATTGATTATTTATGCTGGAGATGCAAAGAGTCATGCCTATCAAGCTCTTTCACTTGTCAAAGCTGGTGAGGAGGAAGGGGCTGAAGAAGAATTGAGACTTGCAGATGCAGCACTATTGGAAGCTCACAATATGCAAACCAAGTTCCTTGCACAAGAAGCAGGAGGTTCAAAATCAGATATTACTGCCTTATTTGTCCACTCTCAAGACCATTTGATGACATCCATTACGGAAATCAATTTAATTAAAGAAATTATTGATTTGAGAAAAGAACTACAAAAAGTTAATTAA
- a CDS encoding GNAT family N-acetyltransferase: MIEIRSVRPSDVEELVAIYSPYVEETVITFETQVPTATEFADRIEKILEKFPYLVAEEEGRILGYAYASTYYPRAAYDWTVELSIYISQKARGQGIGNLLYSHLEKELIARGFKNFLACISLPNPASLALHEKMGYKQVAHLKKVGYKFGNWHDIVWLQKSLVED, encoded by the coding sequence ATGATTGAAATTCGTTCAGTACGACCATCTGATGTAGAAGAGCTGGTTGCTATTTATTCTCCTTATGTTGAAGAAACAGTTATTACCTTTGAAACGCAAGTTCCTACAGCTACCGAATTTGCAGATCGGATAGAGAAGATTTTGGAAAAATTTCCTTATCTAGTAGCGGAAGAGGAAGGTAGAATCTTAGGTTATGCTTACGCTTCAACTTACTACCCTCGTGCAGCTTATGATTGGACTGTTGAGTTGTCAATCTATATTAGTCAAAAGGCACGTGGTCAGGGAATTGGAAATTTGCTTTATAGTCACTTGGAGAAAGAGCTAATTGCGCGTGGTTTTAAGAATTTCTTGGCTTGTATATCCCTACCTAATCCTGCTTCTCTTGCTCTACATGAAAAAATGGGCTATAAACAGGTAGCTCATTTAAAGAAAGTCGGTTATAAGTTTGGGAACTGGCATGATATTGTCTGGCTTCAAAAATCGTTGGTGGAGGACTGA
- a CDS encoding PTS sugar transporter subunit IIB — MVKIALFCAAGFSTGMLVNNMKIAAADAGVEVEITAHSQGKIADYLDKIDIALLGPQVAYTLDKSKALCDEKQIPIAVIPMADYGMLDGKKVLQLALSMVS, encoded by the coding sequence ATGGTTAAAATTGCTCTTTTTTGTGCTGCTGGCTTTTCTACAGGTATGTTGGTCAACAACATGAAAATTGCTGCAGCGGATGCTGGTGTGGAGGTTGAAATTACTGCACACTCTCAAGGGAAAATTGCAGATTACCTTGATAAAATTGACATTGCTTTGTTGGGCCCGCAGGTGGCTTATACACTTGATAAATCAAAAGCTCTCTGCGATGAGAAACAGATTCCGATTGCCGTAATTCCAATGGCAGACTACGGTATGTTGGATGGTAAAAAAGTTCTGCAATTAGCGCTCAGCATGGTTTCATAA